From the genome of bacterium:
ATATCCTCATCAACGCCGCCGGCGGCAACCTGCCGCAGGCGACGCTCGCGAACAGCGGGTCGGTGTTCGATCTGCCGGTGGAGGCGTGGCGGGCCGCCGTGGACCTGAACCTGACCGGCACGCTGATCCCGATTCAGATCTTCGGTCCGGTGATGGCGGCGGCGAAGCAGGGCAGCATCGTGAACATCTCGTCGATGGCGTCCCAGCGCGTGTTGACCCGTGTGCCGGCGTATTCGGCCGCCAAGGCCGCGATTGAGAATCTGACCCGCTGGATCGCGGTAGATCTCGCGCGCAAGTACGGCGAAGGGCTGCGCGTCAACGCGGTGGCGCCGGGCTTTTTCATCGGCGAGCAGAACCGCCGCCTCCTGACCAACGAAGACGGCAGCCTCACGCCGCGCGGCCGGACGATCATCGAGCACACCCCGGCGGGGCGGTTCGGGGTGCCCGACGACCTGATCGGCACCGTGTTGTGGTTGTGCGGCCCGGGAAGCGGGTTCGTGAACGGCGTGGTCGTCCCGGTTGACGGCGGGTTCAGCGTGTTCAGCGGGATTTAGGGAGCGACCAAAAGACGAGGGGCCAGTCGTCCCGACCCGGCCCCTCTGTACAACTACCAGAACAACTCGGCCTACTTACCGCCCGCGTTGATCACCGCGGCAGTAACAAAGATGCCGGCCAGTACCCACACCACCCATTCGGGCATTGCGGCTCACCTCCTGGTAGAGTGGCGGCTCAGTATGTTTTTCTTCCCCGATCGCGGGTGCGCAAACGTCGCGCCGTCTCTGCGATCCGTGCCGCCAAAAGTGTGGGGAGCCGAGTCGGAGCCCCGGCCCCCCGCCAGATCCTGCTATGCGGTTGTGAACTTACTTACCGCCGGCGATCGAAGTCACCGCG
Proteins encoded in this window:
- a CDS encoding SDR family oxidoreductase, with translation MKPRDLFDLRGRVAVVTGGSGVLGSAMAGGLSAAGVRIAILGRRLDRAQAVAGQLEASGGEAIPVAADVLDHAELARARDAVAGRWGRIDILINAAGGNLPQATLANSGSVFDLPVEAWRAAVDLNLTGTLIPIQIFGPVMAAAKQGSIVNISSMASQRVLTRVPAYSAAKAAIENLTRWIAVDLARKYGEGLRVNAVAPGFFIGEQNRRLLTNEDGSLTPRGRTIIEHTPAGRFGVPDDLIGTVLWLCGPGSGFVNGVVVPVDGGFSVFSGI